From the genome of Argentina anserina chromosome 4, drPotAnse1.1, whole genome shotgun sequence, one region includes:
- the LOC126789981 gene encoding E3 ubiquitin-protein ligase At3g02290-like: protein MGSLCCCPCGDEFEEYSLPSNPVYRHCACLRYFFHQLFSGYSAPFQRLDGRSVPSPNQGVISSVPTGTGTTVANNPSNDTQFSVARPSPFDADQRYSRLQRDGLISRREKSMTHLQEDVQQVRRSSSGTESLGSAKKRNGVETEEDCKIGQSETSEKDLASKVAYGLTYVVPSSEDDDVCPTCLDEYTTENPKITTRCSHHFHLGCIYEWLERSESCPICGKEMLFCESP from the exons ATGGGTTCTCTTTGCTGCTGTCCGTGTGGCGATGAATTTGAAGAGTATTCTCTTCCGAGCAATCCAGTATACAGGCATTGCGCGTGCCTCAGATACTTCTTCCACCAGCTATTCAGTGGG TATAGTGCACCGTTTCAAAGGCTTGATGGGCGATCAGTTCCATCACCTAACCAAGGGGTTATTTCTTCTGTCCCGACTGGAACCGGCACAACAGTAGCTAATAACCCCTCAAATGATACTCAGTTCTCAGTGGCCAGGCCATCACCCTTTGATGCCGATCAAAGGTACTCACGTTTGCAGCGTGACGGTTTAATCTCTAGGCGTGAGAAATCAATGACACATTTGCAAGAAGATGTGCAACAAGTGAGAAGAAGCAGTTCTGGAACAGAATCCCTGGGATCGGCGAAGAAACGGAATGGAGTTGAGACTGAAGAAGATTGTAAGATAGGGCAATCAGAGACCTCAGAAAAGGATCTAGCATCAAAAGTCGCATATGGGCTAACTTATGTGGTGCCTTCTtctgaagatgatgatgtgtGCCCTACATGTCTTGATG AATATACCACTGAAAATCCTAAAATCACAACAAGATGTTCGCACCATTTCCACCTTGGCTGTATTTATGAGTGGTTGGAAAGAAGTGAAAGTTGTCCAATTTGTGGGAAG GAGATGTTGTTCTGTGAAAGCCCCTAA
- the LOC126791174 gene encoding mediator-associated protein 2, whose product MGKEQGYKPPEDFEENGKDPLVDFDVNDSTELWLIQWPKNQNPDYDGKELTLKLQGDGKLSTFEGASGKEYDLVSSAIQESNATVFVSSSSGTKIAGKISRRVSLVHYPEPSELKERQELQMAKSRKKSQISSSMAFTHSSQKTPSRSTRTTTTATPTQSTFQRDSSHLRKKRHASPGGSHSGVTSSGQGRSTTTSSGERSSKKHKEKHKS is encoded by the exons ATGGGTAAGGAACAAGGCTATAAACCTCCGGAagattttgaagaaaatggtAAAGACCCACTGGTTGATTTCGACGTGAACGATTCTACTGAGCTTTGGCTCATTCAGTGGCCTAAAAATCAA AATCCAGATTATGATGGTAAAGAGCTGACACTCAAGCTTCAAGGGGATGGAAAGTTGAGCACTTTTGAAGGCGCATCTG GGAAAGAGTATGACCTGGTCAGTTCTGCAATTCAAGAGTCAAATGCAACAGTTTttgtatcttcttcctcaGGCACCAAAATTG CTGGGAAGATTTCACGGCGAGTTTCTCTGGTGCATTACCCCGAGCCTAGTGAGCTTAAGGAACGTCAAGAGCTTCAAATGGCAAAATCCCGAAAAAAGAGTCAGATATCGTCCTCAATGGCATTCACACATTCTTCCCAGAAAACTCCTTCACGCAGTACAAGAACTACAACTACTGCAACTCCTACTCAAAGTACATTTCAGAGAGACTCATCACATCTTCGGAAAAAAAGGCATGCTTCCCCAGGTGGAAGTCATAGTGGCGTTACTTCATCAGGACAAGGTCGTAGCACAACTACTTCTTCAGGAGAAAGGTcatcaaagaaacacaaggAAAAACATAAGAGCTGA
- the LOC126789980 gene encoding protein NRT1/ PTR FAMILY 6.1, translating to MGSREIKSPEGGIENPANLEEQYSDTNPRKKLAFYFIESDDRRTAFGRGYTGGTTPVNIHGKPIADLSKTGGWFAAFFIFGNEMAERMAYFGLSVNMVAFMFYIMHRPFSSSSNAVNNFLGISQASSVLGGFLADAYLGRYWTIAIFTTIYLAGLTGITLCATMDILTPKQDQCDQLSLLLGNCEPATSWQMFYLYSVLYLTGFGAAGIRPCVSSFGADQFDETSPQYKSHLDRFFNFFYLSVTIGAIIAFTAVVYIQMEHGWGLAFGSLAIAMGISNFVFFLGTPLYRHRLPGGSPLTRVAQVLVAAYRKRNDAFSSSELIGLYEVPGKQSAIKGSRKIAHTNSFRWLDKAALQLKEDGVDPSPWRLCTVTQVEEVKILLKLIPIPACTIMLSVVLTEYLTLSVQQAYTLNTHMGHLKLPVTCMPVFPGLSIFLILSLYYSTFVPLSRRITGHPHGASQLQRVGIGLAVSIISVAWAAIFERYRRNYAIKNEYEASFLTAMPNLSAYWLLIQYCLIGIAEVFCIVGLLEFLYEEAPDAMKSIGSAYAALAGGLGCFAASILNSIIKSVTGSTEKPSWLSQNINTGRFDYFYWLLTVLSVINFCIFLYSAQRYKYRAEQQIVSKIKEELIQG from the exons ATGGGAAGCAGAGAAATCAAGTCGCCTGAAGGAGGGATAGAGAATCCAGCTAATTTGGAAGAACAATATTCGGACACAAATCCAAGGAAGAAGCTTGCTTTTTACTTCATAGAGTCTGATGATAGGAGGACAGCTTTTGGAAGGGGCTATACCGGAGGAACTACACCGGTTAATATCCACGGCAAGCCAATCGCTGATCTTTCCAAAACCGGTGGTTGGTTTGCTGCCTTCTTCATATTTG GAAATGAAATGGCAGAGAGAATGGCTTATTTTGGACTCTCAGTCAATATGGTGGCCTTCATGTTCTATATTATGCATAGACCCTTCAGTAGCTCATCAAATGCAGTTAACAATTTCTTGGGGATATCTCAAGCTTCTTCTGTTCTTGGTGGTTTTCTGGCTGATGCATATCTCGGTCGCTATTGGACTATAGCAATCTTCACAACTATCTATCTTGCA gGTTTGACAGGGATAACTTTATGTGCAACAATGGACATTTTGACACCGAAACAAGATCAATGTGACCAGCTATCCCTTCTTTTAGGCAACTGTGAGCCAGCAACATCATGGCAGATGTTCTATCTGTATTCTGTTCTCTACTTAACTGGATTTGGAGCTGCTGGTATAAGGCCATGTGTGTCATCTTTCGGGGCTGACCAGTTTGACGAAACAAGCCCGCAGTACAAGTCTCACCTGGATAGGTTTTTCAACTTCTTTTATCTGTCTGTCACCATAGGAGCTATTATAGCCTTCACTGCAGTTGTCTATATTCAAATGGAACATGGCTGGGGACTTGCCTTTGGGTCACTGGCCATAGCTATGGGCATATCAAACTTTGTGTTCTTTCTTGGTACACCTCTCTACCGGCATAGACTACCCGGAGGCAGCCCTCTGACACGTGTTGCGCAAGTATTGGTGGCAGCCTACAGGAAGAGAAACGATGCATTTTCTAGCAGCGAGTTAATAGGCTTGTATGAGGTTCCTGGAAAACAATCTGCTATAAAGGGTAGTAGAAAGATTGCTCACACCAACAGTTTTAG ATGGTTAGACAAAGCAGCTCTGCAGCTGAAGGAAGATGGAGTAGACCCAAGTCCTTGGAGGCTTTGCACTGTGACTCAAGTAGAGGAAGTAAAGATTCTATTGAAACTCATTCCGATCCCAGCTTGCACTATAATGCTTAGTGTAGTCTTAACTGAGTATCTGACTCTCTCAGTTCAGCAAGCATACACTTTAAATACCCATATGGGTCACCTCAAGCTTCCTGTAACATGCATGCCAGTATTTCCAGGCCTCAGCATATTTCTTATACTGTCCCTCTATTACTCAACATTTGTCCCCCTGTCGCGGCGCATCACAGGTCATCCTCATGGTGCCTCTCAGCTACAAAGGGTAGGCATAGGTCTGGCAGTTTCAATCATATCCGTGGCATGGGCTGCGATTTTTGAGAGGTACCGGAGAAACTATGCAATAAAGAATGAATATGAGGCTAGTTTCTTAACTGCAATGCCTAATCTTAGTGCATACTGGTTGTTGATCCAGTACTGCCTCATTGGCATAGCTGAAGTGTTTTGCATAGTGGGATTACTAGAATTCCTGTACGAGGAAGCTCCAGATGCCATGAAAAGTATCGGATCTGCTTACGCTGCACTAGCTGGGGGATTAGGGTGCTTTGCAGCCAGCATATTGAACAGTATCATCAAATCTGTCACAGGCAGCACAGAAAAGCCATCTTGGCTGTCACAGAATATCAATACTGGTAGATTTGACTATTTCTATTGGCTACTTACAGTTTTGAGTGTAATCAATTTCTGCATATTCCTGTATTCAGCACAAAGGTACAAATACAGGGCAGAGCAGCAAATTGTAAGCAAGATTAAAGAAGAACTCATCCAAGGGTAA